A stretch of the Streptomyces ortus genome encodes the following:
- a CDS encoding bile acid:sodium symporter family protein, with amino-acid sequence MKRLKWPSWLPIDPYILLLLGTVGLAALLPARGAGAEVASGASTAAIAFLFFLYGARLSTREAMDGVRHWRLHLTVLACTFVLFPLLGLAARGLEPVFLSHDLYTGLLFLTLVPSTVQSSIAFTSMARGNVPAAICAGSFSSLVGIVLTPLLAAALLGGTGGGFSADSLLRIVLQLLVPFLAGQLLRRWIGGFVARHKKVLGYVDRGSILLVVYTAFSEGMVQGIWHQVSPLRLGGLLAVEAVLLAVMLSVTWYGAKALGFGREDRIAIQFAGSKKSLASGLPMASVLFGAHASLAVLPLMLFHQMQLMVCAVIAKRRSRDPEAEPQPQPGPGSGPSLTPDPAAASRISVGTGTRSG; translated from the coding sequence GTGAAACGCCTCAAGTGGCCGTCCTGGCTGCCGATAGACCCGTACATCCTGCTGCTGCTCGGGACGGTGGGGCTCGCCGCCCTGCTGCCCGCCCGGGGCGCCGGTGCCGAGGTCGCCTCCGGCGCCTCCACCGCGGCGATCGCCTTCCTCTTCTTCCTCTACGGGGCGCGGCTGTCCACCCGCGAGGCGATGGACGGCGTACGGCACTGGCGGTTGCATCTCACGGTTCTGGCCTGCACGTTCGTCCTCTTTCCGCTGCTCGGGCTGGCCGCCCGCGGCCTCGAACCGGTGTTTCTGAGCCACGACCTCTACACCGGGCTGCTCTTCCTGACCCTCGTGCCCTCGACGGTCCAGTCCTCCATCGCCTTCACCTCCATGGCACGCGGCAACGTGCCCGCCGCCATCTGCGCGGGCTCCTTCTCCTCCCTGGTGGGAATCGTGCTCACCCCGCTGCTCGCCGCGGCGCTCCTCGGCGGCACGGGAGGCGGCTTCTCCGCGGACTCGCTCCTGAGGATCGTGCTGCAGTTGCTCGTGCCGTTCCTGGCCGGACAGCTCCTGCGCCGCTGGATCGGCGGCTTCGTCGCGCGCCACAAGAAGGTCCTCGGCTACGTCGACCGCGGGTCGATCCTGCTGGTCGTCTACACCGCCTTCAGCGAAGGCATGGTGCAGGGCATCTGGCACCAGGTCAGCCCACTGCGCCTGGGCGGACTGCTCGCCGTCGAGGCCGTCCTGCTCGCCGTGATGCTGTCGGTGACCTGGTACGGCGCCAAGGCCCTCGGGTTCGGCCGGGAGGACCGTATCGCCATCCAGTTCGCCGGCTCGAAGAAGTCCCTGGCGTCCGGACTGCCGATGGCGAGCGTGCTGTTCGGCGCCCACGCCTCGCTGGCCGTACTGCCGCTGATGCTCTTCCACCAGATGCAGCTCATGGTCTGCGCGGTCATCGCCAAGCGCCGCTCCCGCGACCCGGAGGCCGAGCCGCAGCCGCAGCCGGGGCCGGGATCGGGGCCGTCCCTCACCCCGGACCCAGCCGCAGCGTCACGAATCTCGGTCGGTACAGGGACACGTTCCGGCTGA
- a CDS encoding DUF4185 domain-containing protein codes for MPHDTRGHGATRQRAGTGLGLLLALVLGAVLLTALPEDDGGDAACTARTVRSWAPDTGVTDEFARYGDDASRADDWTGGDGTHSVRLPDGRVLWLFSDTYLGQVYRPPNPAGESYAWRDTTAPLVRNSAVVMRDGRLQRTLPAPLFADPAPGQWRWPVAARVEPRSPGSSEQVVRVVLWTRTTGAYPWIYGVPTATEVATLSLPGLRLEGITEVLDQRQVRDPARRVLFGTTALTHDEDWTYVFGGDDARAAARPASNAYVARVPRGRLADPDAWRYWDGERWTIPSRMEPVLGAGGRGGDKGVGSAFTVARDGGTYVLFTMAAGTEGLTTVTSYWACSPTGPWHGPGKGFGAPLPERGAGVAAYNPQVHPAISGGGLVLSYDVNWLDANGGATAQANLSRNVSLYRPRFVTLRLGPG; via the coding sequence GTGCCCCACGACACACGAGGACACGGTGCGACACGACAGCGCGCGGGGACCGGGCTGGGTCTGCTCCTGGCCCTGGTCCTCGGGGCGGTGCTGCTCACCGCCCTCCCCGAGGACGACGGCGGGGACGCCGCCTGCACGGCCCGTACGGTCCGCTCCTGGGCCCCGGACACCGGCGTCACGGACGAGTTCGCGCGGTACGGGGACGACGCGTCGCGGGCCGACGACTGGACCGGCGGCGACGGTACGCACTCGGTGCGGCTGCCGGACGGGCGGGTGCTCTGGCTGTTCTCGGACACCTACCTCGGCCAGGTGTACCGTCCGCCGAACCCGGCGGGCGAGTCCTACGCCTGGCGGGACACCACCGCGCCGCTCGTGCGCAACTCGGCCGTGGTCATGCGGGACGGGCGTCTGCAACGCACGCTGCCCGCCCCGCTGTTCGCCGACCCGGCGCCCGGCCAATGGCGCTGGCCGGTGGCGGCGCGCGTCGAACCCCGCTCCCCCGGCTCGTCCGAGCAGGTCGTACGGGTCGTGCTGTGGACCCGTACAACCGGCGCGTACCCCTGGATCTACGGGGTGCCGACCGCCACCGAGGTCGCCACGCTGTCGCTGCCCGGGCTGCGGCTCGAAGGGATCACCGAGGTCCTCGACCAGCGGCAGGTCCGGGATCCGGCGCGGCGGGTGCTGTTCGGCACGACCGCGCTGACCCACGACGAGGACTGGACGTACGTGTTCGGCGGGGACGACGCGCGGGCCGCCGCCCGGCCCGCGTCGAACGCGTACGTCGCGCGCGTGCCCCGGGGACGGCTCGCGGACCCGGACGCCTGGCGCTACTGGGACGGCGAGCGGTGGACCATCCCCTCCCGCATGGAGCCCGTCCTGGGGGCCGGCGGCCGCGGCGGGGACAAGGGGGTGGGCAGCGCGTTCACGGTGGCCCGCGACGGGGGGACGTACGTCCTGTTCACGATGGCGGCGGGCACCGAAGGGCTGACGACCGTCACCTCGTACTGGGCCTGCTCCCCCACCGGGCCCTGGCACGGGCCCGGCAAGGGTTTCGGCGCGCCGCTGCCGGAGCGGGGGGCGGGCGTGGCGGCGTACAACCCGCAGGTCCATCCGGCGATCAGCGGGGGCGGGCTGGTGCTGAGCTACGACGTCAACTGGCTGGACGCGAACGGCGGGGCGACCGCGCAGGCCAACCTCAGCCGGAACGTGTCCCTGTACCGACCGAGATTCGTGACGCTGCGGCTGGGTCCGGGGTGA
- a CDS encoding exo-alpha-sialidase codes for MPSGLRARPRIRRTARPWRTAVTGALTAVLTLTALLGLPGTGQARTASEPRAGREAAAFEQQVLFKAPQDPGYACFRIPAVVRTVEGTLLAFAEGRVNDCSDAGDIDLVLKRSTDGGRTWGPLQIINEGAGDTHGNPAPMVDRKTGRIVLAETYNTGRTDGGNCAVPCDRTPHLQYSDDDGLTWSEPRDLSAEILPAHWNSWYATGPVHGIQLTRGKHAGRLVLAVNTETWDGSRVSANHAALVVSDDGGDHWRIGATDSWPTARDGTFRQKPSEMTVTERADGTVLVSGREQDGTDLGHRTQAFSTDGGDSFTSRFKALPDLYTPQVQGSTLRLGDRILLACPGDPDRRRTMTVRSSYDGGRTWDSVDRGTIVTTDWSGYSDLVGIGAGTAGLLYEGGAVDARDEIRFARFTEDWLTPRRGPDPTTPDLAPRAPGAAVLGGATETDGVSGGALAFDGADDAVRLPFRTRLPLGTEDFTASLWFRYTAATGEQPFLWMGGVGTTQPQVWLRGEPANNRVQGLITTRDGANAPRSASVRTTGAYNDGGWHHLALRRGAGQLTLFLDGSVAATTADVPGSVSRNSPFGVHIGQKLDSRAHLTGAIDDVRVYDRALSDGELAGLHTGDASVTGGTVLWLPMDQVSGGH; via the coding sequence ATGCCGTCAGGTCTTCGCGCACGCCCCCGAATTCGCCGCACGGCCAGACCGTGGAGGACCGCCGTCACAGGCGCTCTGACGGCGGTCCTCACCCTCACCGCGCTGCTCGGACTGCCGGGCACTGGACAGGCCCGGACGGCCTCAGAGCCCCGTGCGGGCCGCGAAGCCGCCGCGTTCGAGCAGCAGGTGCTCTTCAAGGCCCCGCAGGATCCCGGATACGCCTGCTTCCGGATCCCGGCCGTCGTCAGGACGGTCGAGGGCACCCTGCTGGCGTTCGCCGAGGGCCGGGTGAACGACTGCAGCGACGCCGGTGACATAGACCTCGTGCTCAAGCGGTCCACCGACGGGGGCCGCACCTGGGGCCCGCTGCAGATCATCAACGAGGGCGCGGGCGACACGCACGGCAACCCCGCGCCGATGGTGGACCGGAAGACCGGCCGGATCGTCCTGGCCGAGACGTACAACACGGGCCGTACGGACGGCGGCAACTGCGCCGTCCCGTGCGACCGCACCCCGCACCTGCAATACAGCGACGACGACGGGCTCACCTGGTCCGAACCCCGCGACCTCAGCGCCGAGATCCTGCCCGCGCACTGGAACTCCTGGTACGCGACCGGGCCGGTGCACGGCATCCAGCTGACCCGTGGCAAGCACGCGGGACGGCTCGTCCTCGCCGTCAACACCGAGACGTGGGACGGCAGCCGTGTCAGTGCCAACCACGCCGCGCTCGTCGTCAGCGACGACGGCGGCGACCACTGGCGGATCGGGGCGACGGACTCGTGGCCGACCGCGCGGGACGGCACGTTCCGGCAGAAGCCCTCCGAGATGACCGTCACCGAGCGCGCCGACGGCACGGTCCTGGTCAGCGGGCGCGAGCAGGACGGCACAGATCTCGGCCACCGCACCCAGGCGTTCAGCACCGACGGCGGCGACAGCTTCACCTCGCGCTTCAAGGCCCTGCCCGACCTGTACACCCCGCAGGTGCAGGGCTCCACGCTGCGGCTGGGCGACCGGATCCTGCTCGCCTGTCCCGGCGACCCGGACCGCCGCCGCACGATGACGGTCCGCTCCTCCTACGACGGCGGGCGCACCTGGGACAGCGTCGACCGCGGCACGATCGTCACGACGGACTGGTCCGGCTACTCCGACCTGGTCGGCATCGGCGCCGGCACGGCGGGCCTGCTGTACGAGGGCGGCGCCGTGGACGCCCGCGACGAGATCCGCTTCGCACGGTTCACCGAGGACTGGCTGACCCCGCGCCGCGGCCCGGACCCGACCACCCCGGACCTGGCACCGCGTGCACCCGGCGCGGCCGTCCTCGGCGGTGCGACGGAGACGGACGGGGTGTCCGGCGGTGCCCTCGCCTTCGACGGCGCCGACGACGCCGTCCGCCTGCCCTTCCGGACCCGACTGCCGCTCGGGACCGAGGACTTCACCGCGTCGCTGTGGTTCCGCTACACGGCAGCCACGGGTGAGCAGCCGTTCCTGTGGATGGGCGGGGTCGGGACCACACAGCCGCAGGTGTGGCTGCGCGGCGAGCCCGCGAACAACCGGGTCCAGGGCCTGATCACCACCCGGGACGGCGCGAACGCCCCCCGCTCCGCGTCCGTGCGCACCACCGGCGCGTACAACGACGGGGGGTGGCACCATCTGGCACTGCGCCGGGGCGCGGGACAGCTGACGCTGTTCCTCGACGGGAGCGTGGCCGCGACGACCGCGGACGTACCGGGATCGGTGAGCCGCAACTCGCCGTTCGGGGTGCACATCGGCCAGAAGCTGGACAGCCGGGCCCACTTGACCGGCGCGATCGACGACGTCCGGGTCTACGACCGGGCGTTGAGCGACGGCGAGCTGGCCGGGCTGCACACCGGGGACGCGTCGGTGACCGGCGGAACCGTCCTGTGGCTGCCCATGGACCAAGTGAGCGGCGGCCACTAA
- the fdhD gene encoding formate dehydrogenase accessory sulfurtransferase FdhD, whose product MGRVTERRKVIRIRDGVVSARPDTLVAEEPLEIRLNGKPLAITMRTPGDDFALAAGFLVSEGVLGAADELQNIVYCAGATVDGSNTYNIVDVRTAPGVVIPDITLERNVYTTSSCGLCGKASLDAVRTTARWTIDDTHGDTAPPVRLGPELLASLPDRLRAAQRVFDRTGGLHAAALFTEDGELVDIREDVGRHNAVDKLVGRALQNGSLPLSRTVLLVSGRASFELAQKAVMAGIPVLAAVSAPSSLAVDLAAESNLTLVGFLRGTSMNVYAGEHRIALQAAAAQG is encoded by the coding sequence ATGGGACGAGTCACGGAACGACGCAAGGTGATCCGCATCCGCGACGGGGTGGTCTCCGCCCGTCCGGACACGCTCGTCGCCGAGGAACCACTGGAGATCCGCCTCAACGGAAAACCCCTCGCGATCACGATGCGCACCCCGGGCGACGACTTCGCGCTCGCGGCGGGCTTCCTGGTCAGCGAGGGGGTGCTGGGCGCGGCGGACGAACTGCAGAACATCGTCTACTGCGCGGGCGCGACGGTGGACGGCTCGAACACCTACAACATCGTCGACGTACGCACGGCGCCCGGCGTCGTCATCCCCGACATCACGCTCGAACGCAACGTGTACACGACGTCGTCCTGCGGGCTGTGCGGCAAGGCCAGCCTGGACGCGGTCCGCACGACGGCCCGCTGGACGATCGACGACACGCACGGCGACACGGCTCCCCCGGTACGGCTCGGGCCCGAACTGCTCGCGAGCCTCCCCGACCGGCTGCGCGCGGCGCAGCGCGTGTTCGACCGGACCGGGGGTCTGCACGCGGCGGCCCTGTTCACGGAGGACGGCGAACTGGTCGACATCCGGGAGGACGTGGGCCGGCACAACGCGGTCGACAAGCTGGTCGGCCGCGCCCTGCAGAACGGCTCCCTGCCGCTCTCCCGCACGGTCCTGCTGGTGTCGGGGCGCGCCTCCTTCGAGCTGGCCCAGAAGGCGGTGATGGCGGGCATCCCGGTGCTCGCCGCGGTCTCGGCGCCCTCCTCCCTGGCGGTGGACCTGGCCGCCGAGTCGAACCTCACCCTGGTCGGTTTCCTGCGGGGCACCTCCATGAACGTGTACGCGGGCGAGCACCGCATCGCTCTGCAGGCCGCGGCCGCCCAGGGCTGA
- a CDS encoding 2Fe-2S iron-sulfur cluster-binding protein produces the protein MTVTSLGIPRRLLEFTIDGQSVRAPEGSTILDACRSAGKDVPTLCQGDTLTPKNACRVCVVEVEGARTLVPACSRKAEAGMEVRTDTERARHSRKVVLELLASSVDLSTTPEVAGWLKEYEAKPDRFGPDAARVDEQPRIDNDLYVRDYDKCILCYKCVDACGDQWQNTFAISVTGRGFDARIAVEHDGPLTDSACVYCGNCIEVCPTGALSFKSEFDMRAAGTWDESAQTGTTTVCAYCGVGCNLTLHVQDNEIVKVTSPHDNPVTHGNLCIKGRFGYQHVQNRD, from the coding sequence ATGACCGTGACATCGCTGGGGATCCCCCGCCGCCTGCTGGAATTCACGATCGACGGACAGTCCGTGCGGGCGCCGGAGGGCTCGACGATCCTCGACGCCTGCCGGTCGGCGGGCAAGGACGTACCGACCCTGTGCCAGGGCGACACCCTCACCCCCAAGAACGCCTGCCGGGTCTGCGTCGTCGAGGTCGAGGGCGCCCGCACCCTCGTCCCGGCCTGTTCCCGCAAGGCGGAGGCGGGCATGGAGGTGCGCACGGACACCGAGCGGGCCCGACACAGCCGCAAGGTCGTCCTGGAGCTGCTCGCGTCCTCCGTGGATCTGTCGACCACACCGGAGGTCGCCGGCTGGCTCAAGGAGTACGAGGCCAAGCCCGACCGGTTCGGCCCCGACGCGGCCCGGGTCGACGAGCAGCCGAGGATCGACAACGACCTCTATGTGCGCGACTACGACAAGTGCATCCTCTGCTACAAGTGCGTGGACGCCTGCGGGGACCAGTGGCAGAACACCTTCGCCATCTCGGTCACCGGCCGCGGTTTCGACGCCCGGATCGCCGTCGAGCACGACGGCCCCCTCACCGATTCGGCCTGCGTGTACTGCGGCAACTGCATCGAGGTGTGCCCGACGGGTGCGCTTTCGTTCAAATCGGAGTTCGACATGCGTGCGGCGGGTACGTGGGACGAGTCGGCGCAGACCGGGACGACCACGGTGTGCGCCTACTGCGGAGTGGGCTGCAATCTCACCCTGCACGTACAGGACAATGAGATCGTCAAGGTCACCTCGCCGCACGACAACCCGGTGACCCACGGCAACCTCTGCATCAAGGGCCGTTTCGGCTACCAGCACGTACAGAACCGGGACTGA